DNA from Leptospira mayottensis 200901116:
ATATCCAAAGAGTGGATAAGAATGTTTTCTATCTTAGGGAGAGAATGGATGTTTTAGTTGATAGTTTTGCACTGCGATTTCTGAGCACGGCTTCCTTTGGTAGAACGTCACCGAAACAAGTCTAAATTTTTTCAGATTTCTTCCTAGGAATCAACTTTTGCATTCTCTTCAAGTTTATTTTCAATCTCGTCTTTCTCCTATTTACATTCAAACCGTTTTTAAAATTCAAGAGAACGAGCTTTCTATCCTGAGGGACGATCGACTCGCTTTCGGAATGGGTACCAAGTTTCGAAAATTTCTGGGAATTCATTTTGCCTTAGAAAAAGAGAATATTCGCAGCGTGGTTTTGCAGGGAGAATTACACAGTAACGCGTTAGCCGCTTTTTCCTTTTTGTTTTGTAATTTCGGATATCAGGTTCGAACGATCTGTTACGCGAGAGATCAAAATAAGACCAGCGCTAATTCTATTTTTGTAAGAAGGAATTCACATTTCTTGAAAGAATATAATTCCAGATCGGAATGGAGGAAGAAAGTTTTTGAAATTGAGTCTGAAGCTGTCGATGAATTCGAGATGATAAAAAATACGGATGAGAACGAAGTTTTGATTCCGGAATACGGTTTTTGTCGGGACGCACTAGATGGGTTGGATTCTCTTTGGGAACAAATTCCGATTGAACGATACGATCGTCTCGTGATCGATCTTGGATCGGGAGCGACTTGGTTGTCCGCAAATCGTTTTTTTCAAAGTCGGACGGATGTTGCGGGAGTTTCGATCGGTCTTCCAAAAGCCAAGATAATTTCTTGGCTAAAGGAAAAACAAACTTCTTTGAATCTTTCCCGAATTCCGATAGAAGAACAAAAAATTTTAGAATCCAAGGAAATTCGAGGTTTCGGTTCCGTCGATTCTTCTATTTTAGAATTTTGTAATTCTTTTTATTTACAATTCGGAATTCCGGTCGAACCGATCTATTCCGGAAAATCTTTATATACGATTCAAAACAAGATGGATTGCGGAGAACTTACCGGAAGGACTTTGTACATCCATCAGGGTGGACTCTGGAATTTTTTGGATTCGTTTTATAGATATTTAATATGAATTTTATCTAAGAAAATTAAAAATTAACGTGAGTTCGAGCGAAGTAGGGAGTAAAAGTTGTAAATTGTCTTTGTATCTCAGGACAATTCCAATTCCCGAATTAATTGTCGAAAGAAAATTTTTTCTTATCATAAAAAAACGATACGGCCGGGTTTATCCAAACTTGCGGACGCATTGGTTCGAGAGTCTCAAAAACGTTTCGCAACTCCTTAAAGGAAGTTTAAAATTTTCTTGAAACGCGGGACTTGGAAACGGCTACTTTAATTCTTATGAAATAATGTTCGATTCAATCATTATAAATTCTTAAAATACAAAGCTCATCTTGATAAGAGGATTAAATCAACTGCAAGAGGCGTTTGTTCCAGCCATTCTCGTTTTCCAAAACGATTCTCCTCCGGCAAAGGGCCAAAATCGATTTAAATAGGCGATAAGATTTCGAACCTTTGCCGCAACGATCGGATCGTTCTGACAAAAAGTAGCTAAGGAATTTGACTGGAATTGCACTGGATCACTAAAGATCGCCGATGCAAAAATAGCCCGATCTTCTGTTACGTTTGCTGTTCCATAATAGCTAAGAAAGCCCGGCATTGGATTGATAAGATGGGTCCACACAGTAAGAGGTGTTCCTGAATAGTAAACACTGCCGTATTGAAATCCTTTCGAATTCAAAGAAGTCCATTCCGGCGTTTGAAAAGGCGAAGGAAAAGTTCCAAACACCGAATAGTCGACATTATGCATCAATTCATGATGAATTGTTGAAGCAAAATGTTCATCACAATTGCAAGTTGCTATTCCCCTTCCTACGGAAAGATAGACAGCCTTCTGAGCACCGTCTGCGAGCCCCTGAGCTGCCCCCCCCCCATTCAATATATATTTCACCAATATAACTTTCTCAACTCGCCCCTTGATCCAATACCCTCTTGGATACTTCGCGATTTGCGCCTGTAAAAGATTTTTGTAATAATTCAAATCTTCTTCAGAATAGTTGAGATCGAAATAAAACGGCGAATTGGGAGTACTAAGCGGAACATTCGTGTGCGTTACAATCTCGACATCCCGATCGTAGTTTTCCGCGCGATCTGGCAGAAGGAGCAACAAAGACAAAAGAAGATCGGAAGAATTCTCTTTTTCTTTTTTGGACGAACACGCAGAAACAAGCGGAGCAATCAGAAATAACAAAACGAGAGCCTTGAACATAATCAATTATA
Protein-coding regions in this window:
- a CDS encoding LIC13305 family lipoprotein, with protein sequence MFKALVLLFLIAPLVSACSSKKEKENSSDLLLSLLLLLPDRAENYDRDVEIVTHTNVPLSTPNSPFYFDLNYSEEDLNYYKNLLQAQIAKYPRGYWIKGRVEKVILVKYILNGGGAAQGLADGAQKAVYLSVGRGIATCNCDEHFASTIHHELMHNVDYSVFGTFPSPFQTPEWTSLNSKGFQYGSVYYSGTPLTVWTHLINPMPGFLSYYGTANVTEDRAIFASAIFSDPVQFQSNSLATFCQNDPIVAAKVRNLIAYLNRFWPFAGGESFWKTRMAGTNASCS